The following proteins are co-located in the Chitinispirillales bacterium genome:
- a CDS encoding polysaccharide deacetylase family protein gives MNNFIKFMAVWTVLFVISVKIENIYLIYAVVFSFFTVMFCGVKFLPLNFFVKSVCKVKPSPKDTIFLSFDDGPNQNITPKILELLDKYNQKASFFVIAQKAKKYPEIVKKIVENGHTLGSHDLYHRLTDNFRRTGQMFMEIGESVKILEEISNTKVNFYRPPVGLSNPHLFFALKKLNLQCTGWSKSVGDAKNRIVSAIKKIPNLYSAKDGDIILLHDDCPVKNEVLFLQNLEELLKNFEKTGKKSARI, from the coding sequence ATGAATAATTTTATTAAATTTATGGCGGTTTGGACGGTTTTGTTTGTAATTTCCGTTAAAATTGAAAACATTTACTTGATATATGCGGTCGTTTTTTCATTTTTCACGGTAATGTTTTGCGGAGTAAAATTTTTGCCGCTTAATTTTTTTGTAAAATCCGTCTGCAAAGTCAAACCGTCGCCAAAAGATACGATTTTTCTGTCGTTTGACGATGGGCCAAACCAAAATATTACGCCGAAAATTCTAGAACTGCTTGATAAATACAACCAAAAAGCGTCATTTTTTGTTATTGCCCAAAAAGCGAAAAAATACCCTGAAATTGTAAAAAAAATAGTCGAAAACGGGCATACTCTCGGTTCGCACGATTTATATCATCGTTTGACAGACAATTTTCGTAGAACCGGACAAATGTTTATGGAAATCGGTGAAAGTGTAAAAATTCTTGAAGAAATTTCCAATACAAAAGTTAATTTTTATCGTCCTCCTGTAGGGCTTTCAAATCCACACTTGTTTTTTGCTCTAAAAAAACTTAATTTACAATGCACAGGCTGGTCGAAATCCGTCGGTGACGCCAAAAACAGAATCGTATCCGCGATAAAAAAAATTCCGAATTTGTACAGTGCGAAAGACGGAGACATAATTTTACTTCATGACGATTGTCCTGTGAAAAACGAAGTATTGTTTCTGCAAAATTTGGAAGAATTACTTAAAAATTTTGAGAAAACAGGTAAAAAATCGGCAAGAATCTGA
- a CDS encoding hemerythrin family protein — protein sequence MITLSKDMEIGVKKVDDQHRELIDRINDVSAMGARSVSNEETQKTIDMLGDYIVKHFGDEEGLQMRCGYPKYEWHKGQHKMLINEYQRIKNEFAQFGPSPKFTLDLSKSIIDWVVRHIKSADVEFGRYYNAQKK from the coding sequence ATGATTACTTTATCAAAAGATATGGAAATCGGAGTTAAAAAAGTCGATGACCAGCACAGAGAATTGATCGATAGAATAAACGACGTTTCGGCAATGGGCGCACGTTCAGTTTCAAATGAAGAAACACAAAAAACAATCGACATGCTTGGCGATTATATCGTTAAACATTTCGGAGACGAAGAAGGACTGCAAATGCGATGCGGATACCCAAAATACGAGTGGCACAAAGGACAGCACAAAATGCTTATAAACGAGTATCAGAGAATAAAAAACGAATTCGCCCAATTCGGACCTTCGCCGAAATTCACTTTAGACCTTAGCAAATCCATCATCGATTGGGTTGTCAGGCACATAAAGTCCGCCGATGTAGAATTTGGAAGATATTACAACGCCCAAAAGAAATAG